A genomic stretch from Plasmodium reichenowi strain SY57 chromosome 2, whole genome shotgun sequence includes:
- a CDS encoding hypothetical protein (conserved Plasmodium protein, unknown function) gives MFILYIIFVVIPFLIFAYIIYKNVCKIINENKKRNEFFGYLNGDNKQYNLYENFTKKYEIEKYKYYLKVERGIQADYQTNILDDPNVDKYEIDKQNEQYLENILDQVYKDDKFLEDSEMNDPEKSWMRKLSNEDVVKLKVLLLKKAIYFLPVCNKIFQDKNKKGRLYNNYYMDDNMSKQLDGQCEEFLEEFNFILHEANCLSDKWGDTIISDAYRIYHHNKAKAEEEKKKKEELKNMLKKQKLKEKKLKETTEKANLLANEIIEEENSKKKKKKSK, from the exons atgttcatattgtacataatttttgttgttattccatttttaatatttgcttatatcatatataaaaatgtatgtAAAATcattaatgaaaataaaaaaagaaatgaatTCTTTGGTTACCTAAATGGTGATAATAAACAGTATAACCTTTATGAAAActttacaaaaaaatacgaaatcgaaaaatataaatattatttaaaagtAGAAAGAGGTATACAAGCTGATTACCAAACAAATATACTAGACGACCCAAATGTTGACAAATATGAAATAGATAAACAGAACGAACAatatttagaaaatatattagatCAGGTTTATAAAGATGATAAATTTTTAGAAGACAGTGAAATGAATGACCCAGAAAAAAGTTGGATGAg AAAATTGTCCAACGAAGATGTTGTTAAATTAAAGgtcttattattaaaaaaagctatttattttttaccTGTGTgcaataaaatatttcaagataaaaataaaaaaggtagattgtataataattacTATATGGATGATAATATGTCCAAACAATTAGACGGG CAATGTGAAGAATTTCTGGAagaatttaattttatattgcATGAGGCCAACTGTTTATCAGATAAATGGG GTGATACCATCATTTCAGATGCCTATAGAATTTATCATCATAACAAAGCCAAGGCAGAAGAagagaaaaagaaaaaagaggagctgaaaaatatgttgaaaaaacaaaaactcaaagaaaaaaaactaAAAGAGACAACAGAAAAGGCAAACCTTTTAGCTAATGAGATAATTGAA gaAGAGAATTcgaagaagaaaaagaaaaaaagcAAATAA
- a CDS encoding hypothetical protein (conserved Plasmodium protein, unknown function), protein MNDVNRKAFQNEMILNSLLLNLEGSHTNNNVKKKIEQTNFEKCEKASILLDNLSIFEDLHIIEDNIYPIMKEQEKELNLYNYVNTDYTKHLNDKMNYNQCEKIFDLTKYQHKNMKKKISFHNNPKESYDDNNDVNLSYKNINSETQYNNIYVNNLNRENYTDTCEEYFNNPSEGDSLTCSGILEKYEQDRMEEIHMKFETNRMYSNYIKNEHNLNDVKSGNNMVNYEQKDNTYIFNLSSGKNEMNRKTKQKFYLDEHVELAKNKIKNKEEAVVYKNEIGNNYNERDIKTSLNNFSIKEKTLYCMENVEENDKRNKKNKGNIKNKRNIKNYLKNELINIHKKGAKKNYINMKEFEDKIKEIHNEYELKYDDIIKQYDEDDIRKKKLIDNIYMKYMNIKNELIKTQKEIINIKEENNKLKEELKITPERIIESNIVDSYKDKLEEYIFLTRHKDLKIKKLEEELNKEKKCIEEKEKRISAISEQKNSLHKMNILLKKDTMNFEKKLENLRKINEELKQIIFYKEMKISYFINILNIIDEAILNDNNVKNGNNKIKKDNQQKMELDPIKNMNKKIIIKSIVHKIKDINKKMETHNQMLNTFENRKNQIVDKNQEILKNGDNLIKDIKKKNQSELLDNYFDSTGFSLNEKECILDKENKELKTFFSNVELDKYQEIDLFKSEMKKEIQVKENIEELSNKG, encoded by the coding sequence atgaatgaCGTCAATAGGAAAGCATTTCAAAATGAAATGATCTTAAACTCCTTGTTACTAAATTTAGAGGGTAGTCATACAAATAAcaatgttaaaaaaaaaatagagCAAACtaattttgaaaaatgTGAAAAAGCATCTATATTATTGGATAACCTAAGCATATTTGAAGATCTACATATAATagaagataatatatatcctATAATGAAGGAAcaagaaaaagaattaaattTGTACAATTATGTTAATACAGATTACACAAAAcatttaaatgataaaatgaattataatCAATGTGAGAAAATTTTTGATCTAACAAAATATcaacataaaaatatgaaaaaaaaaatttcattTCATAATAATCCAAAGGAGTcatatgatgataataatgatgttaatttatcttataagaatataaattctGAGACACagtataataatatatatgtcaATAATCTCAATAGAGAAAATTACACAGACACATGTgaagaatattttaataatcCAAGTGAAGGAGATAGCCTGACCTGTTCAGGTATtttagaaaaatatgaacaagACAGGATGGAAGAGATTCATATGAAATTTGAAACTAACAGAATGTACAgcaattatataaaaaatgaacataatTTGAATGATGTAAAAAGTGGGAATAATATGGTGAATTATGAGCAGAAGgataatacatatatatttaatttaagtagtggaaaaaatgaaatgaaCAGAAAAACGaaacaaaaattttatttagATGAACATGTGGAGCTAGccaaaaataaaataaaaaataaagaagaggccgttgtatataaaaatgaaattgGAAATAACTATAATGAAAGAGATATTAAAACAAGCcttaataatttttcaattAAAGAGAAGACATTATACTGTATGGAAAATGTggaagaaaatgataagagaaataaaaaaaataaaggaaatataaaaaataaaagaaatataaaaaattatttgaaaaatgaattaataaatatacataaaaaaggcgcaaagaaaaattatatcaATATGAAAGAATTTGAGgataaaataaaggaaATACATAATGAATATGAATTAAAGTACGACGATATCATAAAACAAtatgatgaagatgatataagaaaaaagaaattaatagataatatatacatgaaatatatgaacataaaaaatgaattaataaaaacacaaaaggaaattataaacataaaagaAGAGAATAATAAACTAAAAGAGGAACTAAAAATTACACCTGAACGAATTATTGAAAGTAATATTGTAGACAGTTATAAGGATAAATtagaagaatatatttttttgacGAGGCATAAAGatctaaaaataaaaaaattagagGAAGAGTtgaataaagaaaaaaaatgtattgaagaaaaggaaaaaagaattaGCGCAATATctgaacaaaaaaatagtttacacaaaatgaatatattattaaaaaaggataCTATGAACTTTGAAAAAAAGTTAGAAAATTTGAGAAAGATAAATGAAGAGTTGaaacaaattatattttataaagaaatgaaaataagttattttatcaacatattaaatattattgatgaagcaatattaaatgataataatgttaaGAATGGtaacaataaaataaaaaaggataatCAACAAAAAATGGAATTAGATCCTATAAAAAACATGAAcaagaaaattataattaaatccattgttcataaaataaaagatattaataaaaaaatggaaacACATAACCAAATGTTGAATACATTTGAAAATAGGAAAAATCAGATCGTGGACAAGAATCaggaaatattaaaaaacggtgataatttaataaaagatattaagaaaaaaaatcaGAGTGAATTATTAgataattattttgattCAACGGGTTTTAGTCTTAATGAAAAGGAATGTATATTAGATaaggaaaataaagaattaaagACCTTTTTTTCTAATGTAGAATTGGATAAATATCAAGAAAttgatttatttaaatctgaaatgaaaaaggaaataCAAGTTAAGGAAAATATAGAAGAACTATCAAACAAGGGATAA
- a CDS encoding dynein light chain, putative — protein sequence MSSQNFSQNLKKHMQSLLIRKSDMPYYSQNNIVDIITGVLDKYTDANTNNINVENAIKNIKEILDKTFGSGWICLIGESFSFNISAKENSFLFCFYQGYLAIVVYKC from the exons atgagtTCGCAAAATTTCTCTCAAAATTTGAAAAAGCATATGCAGAGTCTCCTAATCAGA AAATCTGATATGCCGTATTATAGTCAAAACAATATTGTGGATATAATAACAGGAGTATTAGATAAGTACACTGACGCAAAtactaataatattaacGTTGAA aatgctataaaaaatataaaagaaattcTAGATAAAACGTTTGGTTCTGGTTGGATTTGCTTAATAGGAGAGTCTTTTTCTTTCAATATATCAGCAAAA GAAAATTCCTTcttattttgtttttatcAAGGATATTTAGCTATAGTTGTTTATAAATGTTGA
- a CDS encoding aspartate aminotransferase: MDKLLSSLENIEVDNILKTAREFKEDTCEEKINLSIGVCCNDDGELHIFDSVLNADKLVIENYKEKPYLLGNGTDDFSTLTQNLIFGNNSKYMEEKKICTIQCIGGTGAIFVLLEFLKMLNVETLYVTNPPYINHVNMIESRGFNLKYINFFDYNLIDINYDLFLNDLRNIPNGSSLILQISCYNPCSVNIEEKYFDEIIEIVLHKKHVIIFDIAYQGFGHINLEEDVLLIRKFEEKNISFSVCQSFSKNMSLYGERAGALHIVCKNQEEKKIVFNNLCFIVRKFYSSPVIHTNRILCQLLNNQNLKLNWIKELSQLSQRITNNRILFFNKLETHQKKYSLNYDWNVYKKQRGLFSFVPLLAKISEHLKTHHIYIINNGRINVSGITKNNVDYIADKICLSLSQM, from the coding sequence ATGGATAAGTTATTAAGCAGCTTAGAAAATATCGAAGTCGACAATATCTTAAAAACCGCAAGAGAGTTTAAGGAAGATACATGTGAggagaaaataaatttatcaATCGGTGTGTGCTGTAATGATGATGGAGAGttacatatatttgatAGTGTATTAAATGCAGATAAGTTAGTAatagaaaattataaagaGAAACCATATTTGTTAGGTAACGGTACAGATGATTTTTCAACATTAACACAGAATTTAATATTTGGTAATAATTCCAAATATAtggaagaaaaaaaaatatgcaCAATTCAATGTATTGGAGGTACTGGTGccatttttgttttattagaatttttaaaaatgttaaatGTAGAAACTTTATATGTTACAAATCCACCTTATATTAATCATGTGAATATGATTGAATCAAGGGgatttaatttaaaatatataaatttttttgattataatttgatagatataaattatgattTATTTCTAAATGATCTGAGAAATATACCAAATGGATCGTCACttattttacaaatatCTTGTTATAATCCTTGTAGTGTTAATATTGAAGAAAAATACTTTGATGAAATAATAGAAATTGTTTTACATAAAAAACATGTTATAATCTTTGATATAGCTTATCAAGGTTTTGGACATATAAATTTAGAAGAGGATGTCTTACTTATTCGAAAGtttgaagaaaaaaatatctcCTTTTCGGTATGTCAATCcttttcaaaaaatatgtcTCTTTATGGAGAAAGAGCAGGTGCTCTTCATATTGTTTGTAAAAAtcaagaagaaaaaaaaatcgtttttaataatttatgttttatcGTACGTAAATTTTATTCGTCTCCTGTTATACATACGAATCGTATTTTATGCCAACTTttaaataatcaaaatttaaaattaaattgGATTAAAGAACTTAGTCAATTATCACAACGTATTACGAATAATAGAATCTTAttctttaataaattagaaacacatcaaaaaaaatatagtcTAAATTATGATTGGAATGTCtataaaaaacaaagaGGCCTTTTTTCATTCGTTCCTCTACTAGCCAAAATTTCTGAGCATTTAAAAACacatcatatttatataattaataatgGTAGAATAAATGTCTCCGGAATAACCAAAAATAATGTGGATTATATAGCCGACAAAATTTGTCTTTCGCTAAGTCAAATGTGA
- a CDS encoding hypothetical protein (conserved Plasmodium protein, unknown function): MPKRTIYMWLVFLVLFLELAKCGIPGLHKWVINNFPSCVKIVDRNKLIDWNCIGKLEKAKGKHKKNHNDGDGDDKNYNDGCEINRNNKHKDNTYDNNMNNTYKKYDIGDDKEKSFCKGKKYKEEKIFEVDNLLFDLNQLLHKANVKFINYENYFLKLTRLIKNVLKKFEPKKNVVFAIDGICPFSKLKLQIKRRAKSKLKNKENHLVNDITCGSIFINKISKFLVNFLKHLLSFEKYEHVKFFISTDQEVGEGELKLMNWISNYVKNNKINKNIQMKTNKQMKEDQRLNNIIEIKKENIMNHVQYEQEIFNDIKNDNLKYKGKKKIRTNNKINNSTNYNITNVEKESFVIVGADADLLLQCLSLKNVHNIFIYTYQIFNVEINDNNMKKENYLMKNKVIKGDHIFKEDKNNVCKMNGTYMKYEDDIDKDNIQKDITRWSNHHNNNDNINYKNICPRGDKNHIEKILLKTQSTDVQNVKKKKIKVLYNLKTFINLFLNKYPKWFHKIKADLLILFILKGNDYLPKIKEGNFGIFFEAYFKMLENIKNMNHCEEKRKTDDFDFERNKYDDVGEREYSCNNTYEGLLDGNNYKINKKEFLLFLNEVQKLVHFTNIYNNNNNNNNNNNNITHYYNSNDTCFFQNNKKMYMKQTNSCSPLLLINELISKKILDKDTFTINVTKNENDMFQCNLIYFKNHKKYAYSSKSKRKKNAMHITSYDFLNEHFPHLMKYIDKEYFEKKNIKQSDNNVEILNNNELNNTNQIQHIQKGDNNKCDDVHILKNNVKCYDEYYNNIGGSDNVQNSIYMENYIKNFYLQHCQDEKVYKEEMDIVENYIEGIHWLVEMYNKTYCINFNFFYKYMTSPSLLSLYYYLLINREDIYNNTRSMDYSNNYKNNYMEIIQKINLNIFRSNLEYYDFINFCVDKYNSLKRNITNIGTCGDKDTSYNDEEKIMHVDDKRYDKRFIYFKNIYNILFSNNIIIIRDSIQKLNDVLKSQVYNKRMINYYWNVYTKKPLKKFYKIIFFKAGKMFVSKFSLFNLHIEQLKKKENNQNYSQDTNEELCHQKGQRNEEDSIYNKMAIRNNFLHSIFNNNKCIKTNRKFTTNSLRSVDDKTKVLKGVFKRKSVRWQYH; encoded by the coding sequence ATGCCCAAACGCACAATTTATATGTGGCTAGTTTTCCTCGTTCTCTTTTTGGAGCTAGCCAAATGTGGGATTCCAGGTTTACACAAATGggttataaataatttccCTAGTTGTGTAAAGATTGTGGATAGGAATAAATTAATTGATTGGAACTGCATAGGAAAATTAGAGAAAGCAAAAGGAAAACATAAAAAGAATCATAATGATGGCGACggtgatgataaaaattataatgatgGTTGTGAGATAAACAGgaataataaacataaagATAACACgtatgataataatatgaataatacatataaaaaatatgatatagGTGATGATAAAGAGAAATCATTTTGTaagggaaaaaaatataaggaGGAAAAAATCTTTGAAGTcgataatttattatttgatcTTAATCAATTACTTCATAAAGCAAATgttaaatttattaattatgaaaattattttttaaaacttACAAGgttaattaaaaatgttttaaaaaagttTGAACCCAAGAAAAATGTGGTATTTGCTATTGATGGCATTTGCCCATTTTCtaaattaaaattacaaattaaaagaagAGCGAAAagtaaattaaaaaataaagaaaatcaTCTTGTGAATGATATAACATGTGGtagtatatttattaataaaatctCAAAGTTTCttgtaaattttttaaagcatttattatcttttgaaaaatatgaacatgtgaaattttttatttcaacTGATCAGGAAGTAGGAGAAGGGGAACTCAAGCTGATGAACTGGATAAGCaattatgtaaaaaataataaaattaataaaaatatacaaatgaaGACAAATAAACAGATGAAAGAAGATCAAAGATTAAACAATATTATcgaaataaaaaaggaaaatattatgaatcATGTACAGTATGAACAAGAAATCTTcaatgatataaaaaatgataatttaaaatataagggaaagaaaaaaattaggacaaataataaaataaataattcaacaaattataatataacaaatgTAGAAAAAGAATCTTTTGTTATAGTTGGTGCAGATGCAGATTTATTGTTACAATGTTTgtctttaaaaaatgttcataatatatttatatacacatatcaaatatttaatgtggaaataaatgataataatatgaagaaGGAAAATTAtcttatgaaaaataaagtGATCAAGGGGGATCACATTTTTAAAGaggataaaaataatgtcTGTAAAATGAATGGGACTTATATGAAATATGAAGATGATATCGATAAGgataatatacaaaagGATATTACAAGGTGGAGTaatcatcataataataatgataatattaattataagaatatttGTCCGAGAGGTGATAAAAATCATATTGAAAAGATCCTTTTAAAAACACAATCCACAGATGTACAGAACgttaaaaagaaaaagattaaagttttatacaatttaaaaacatttattaatttatttttaaacaaATATCCCAAGTGGtttcataaaattaaaGCAGATTTATTAATCCTGTTCATATTAAAAGGTAATGATTATCTTCCTAAGATTAAAGAAGGGAATTTTGGTATCTTTTTTGAAgcatattttaaaatgcttgagaatataaaaaacatGAATCATTGTGaggaaaaaagaaaaacgGATGATTTCGATTTcgaaagaaataaatatgatgatgTAGGAGAAAGAGAATATAGTTGTAATAATACTTATGAAGGTTTATTAGATGGTAAtaattacaaaataaataaaaaagaatttttattatttcttaatGAGGTACAAAAACTTGTACATTTTACaaacatttataataataataataataataataataataataataatattacacATTACTATAATTCTAATGACACCTgtttttttcaaaataataaaaaaatgtatatgaAGCAAACTAATTCCTGTTCacctttattattaataaatgaattaattagtaaaaaaatattagaCAAAGATACATTTACCATTAATGTTAccaaaaatgaaaatgacATGTTTCAATGTAacttaatttattttaaaaatcataaaaaatacgCTTATTCATCAAAatcaaaaagaaaaaaaaacgcTATGCATATAACATCTtatgattttttaaatgaacATTTCCCACATcttatgaaatatatagataagGAATActttgaaaaaaaaaatataaaacaatcGGATAACAATgtagaaatattaaataataacgaattaaataatacaaatcAAATACAACATATTCAAAAaggtgataataataagtGTGATGATGTgcatattttaaaaaataacgTAAAATGTTATgatgaatattataataatataggGGGGAGTGATAATGTGCAgaatagtatatatatggagaattatataaaaaatttttatttacaacATTGTCAGGATGAAAAGGtatataaagaagaaatgGATATTGttgaaaattatatagaGGGAATTCATTGGCTAGTTgaaatgtataataaaacgtattgtataaattttaattttttttataaatacatgACTAGTCCATCTTTATTaagtttatattattatttattaataaatagagaggatatatataataatacgAGAAGTATGGATTACTCtaataattataagaataattatatggAGATTATTcagaaaataaatttaaatatatttagaaGTAATCTGGAGTATTatgattttattaatttttgtgtagataaatataatagtttaaaaaggaatatCACAAACATTGGTACATGTGGAGATAAGGATACTTCatataatgatgaagaaaaaataatgcATGTTGATGATAAGAGATATGACAaaagatttatatattttaaaaatatatataatattttattttctaataatataattatcatacGAGATAgtatacaaaaattaaatgatgtattaaaaagtcaggtatataataaaagaatgattaattattattggAATGTCTATACAAAAAAGccattaaaaaaattttataaaatcatttttttcaaagCAGGCAAAATGTTTGTTTCcaaattttctttatttaatttacatatcgaacaattaaaaaagaaagaaaacAATCAAAATTATTCACAAGATACAAATGAGGAACTATGTCATCAAAAGGGACAACGGAATGAAGAAGATagcatatataataaaatggCCATTCGAAATAATTTCTTGCAttctatatttaataataataaatgtattaaaaCAAATAGAAAATTTACAACCAATTCGTTAAGATCAGTTGATGATAAAACTAAAGTTCTGAAAGGAGTTTTTAAGAGAAAATCGGTTAGATGGCAGTATCACTAA
- a CDS encoding 3'-5' exonuclease, putative: protein MIKCLKNNINIWKTGRRNVSYGYYNININEKIHKYFDNINKKRNIKYISDCKSCKECVDEIKNGNYNLLKDLNMKMIGLDIEGYKLGKYGIVSIIQICYEDIYIFDIYKCDNVYVFINYIKDILECDDIIKVTHDCREDCSILYNQYNIHLKNILDTQVAYNLLLKNNNNYTNTYQISYDDLLKKYLFINNNHKIYFHKMITLDNYIYLKRPIMKELISYAIQDVIYLKPLILCIIDKFLIKQKKKEEQEKNEYVNDKQNNKIKQKKFDKTCNTLQSKCNISLFNNQDLYHTKEIIQDIILHSKKYVNYQFLNSHIKDEKELQKGMILEGMVVSCNNTKMYLKLNMRKRGVILNYVQNKYEIGDIVKAVIVNFTSNDYINLGLYDENILTFDAEKYIPREEVLQNIQKFLPNEEKI, encoded by the coding sequence ATGATAAAATGTTtgaagaataatataaatatatggaaAACTGGGCGACGGAATGTGTCATATGGTtattacaatataaatataaatgaaaagatacataaatatttcgacaatataaataagaagagaaatataaaatatataagtgATTGTAAGAGTTGTAAAGAATGTGTggatgaaataaaaaatggtaattataatttattaaaagatttaaatatgaaaatgatTGGGTTGGATATAGAAGGATATAAATTAGGTAAATATGGTATTGTAAGTATAATACAGATATGTTatgaagatatatatatttttgatatatataaatgtgataacgtatatgtatttataaattatataaaagatatattagaatgtgatgatataataaaagtaacACATGATTGTAGAGAAGATTGTtccatattatataatcaatataatatacatttaaaaaatatattagataCACAAGTAgcatataatttattattaaaaaataataataattatacaaatacTTATCAAATTAGTTATGATGatttgttaaaaaaatatttatttataaataataatcataaaatatattttcataaaatgATCACACtagataattatatttatttaaagaGACCTATTATGAAAGAATTAATTTCATATGCTATCCAAgatgtaatatatttaaaaccTTTAATCTTATGTATTATAGATAAATTCCttataaaacaaaagaaaaaagaggaacaggaaaaaaatgaatatgtGAATGacaaacaaaataataaaataaaacagaAAAAATTCGATAAAACATGTAATACATTACAAAGTAAATGTAATATctctttatttaataatcAAGACCTCTATCATACTAAAGAAATAATTCAAGACATTATATTACACAGTAAAAAATACGTGAACTAtcaatttttaaattctcATATAAAAGACGAAAAAGAATTACAAAAAGGTATGATCTTAGAAGGCATGGTTGTATCATgtaataatacaaaaatgtatcttaaattaaatatgaGAAAGAGGGGGGTCattttaaattatgtacaaaataaatatgaaatagGAGATATAGTAAAGGCTGTTATTGTAAACTTTACTAGTAACgattatattaatttagGACTTTATGATGAGAATATTTTGACTTTTGATGCGGAAAAATATATCCCTCGTGAGGAGgttttacaaaatatacaaaagtTTCTCCcaaatgaagaaaaaatat
- a CDS encoding ubiE/COQ5 methyltransferase, putative → MKITKIINYNNIKMTHVWGGIISKASHFSTQHGQYDKSERICNFGFQKVSEEIKSRLVYNLFSNVCNKYDIMNDVMSLLIHRFWKDQFVKELDVLLKYHSYNIQDYVYQHYKDYSSNNEKIQKKNENISDTNVYSNNYSVYSDIPNYKILDLAGGTGDIAFRILEKSKFFLKKNNQSIPFDHISYQQFLPHIIVCDVNNDMLNVGKKKATTLGYDQNLTWLVQNAENLESIESNSIDVITLSFGIRNFTNIPQALKEIHRVLKPGGRFLCLEFCKVQCHILNIFYKFYLNNVIPIIGKVVANDMKAYKYLAQSIQTFLTPDELAQLFHQANFKNITYTTMTMGIVSIHSAYKLV, encoded by the exons ATGAAgattacaaaaataattaattataacaatattaagATGACACATGTATGGGGAGGCATAATAAGTAAAGCGTCACATTTTAGTACTCAGCATGGACAATATGATAAGAGTGAAA GAATTTGTAATTTTGGATTCCAAAAAGTTAGCGAAGAAATAAAATCTCGATTAGTGTACAACTTATTTAGTAACGtttgtaataaatatgatattatgAATGACGTGATGAGTTTGCTCATACATCGTTTTTGGAAAGATCAGTTTGTTAAGGAATTAGATGtacttttaaaatatcataGTTACAATATACAAGATTATGTATACCAACATTATAAAGATTATTCATCAAACAATGAAAagatacaaaaaaaaaatgaaaacatATCTGATACAAATGTTtatagtaataattatagTGTATATTCAGATATACctaattataaaatactAGACTTAGCAGGAGGTACAGGTGATATCGCATTTCGTATACTAGAAAAAAGTAAATTctttcttaaaaaaaataatcaatCTATTCCTTTTGATCATATATCCTATCAACAATTTCTTCCTCATATCATCGTTTGTGATGTAAACAATGATATGTTAAATGTTGGGAAAAAGAAAGCAACTACATTAGGATATGATCAAAATTTGACTTGGCTAGTTCAAAATGCAGAAAATCTTGAATCAATAGAATCCAATTCTATAGATGTAATAACATTATCATTTGGTATTAGAaattttacaaatattCCTCAAGcattaaaagaaatacaTCGTGTATTAAAACCAGGAGGAAGATTCTTATGTTTAGAATTTTGTAAAGTACAATGTCATATacttaatattttctataaatTTTATCTTAATAATGTAATACCTATAATTGGAAAAGTAGTAGCAAATGATATGAAGGCATATAAATATCTAGCACAAAGTATTCAAACTTTTTTAACACCAGATGAATTAGCTCAGTTATTTCATCAAGCcaattttaaaaatataacatacACCACCATGACAATGGGTATCGTTTCTATACATTCAGCATACAAGTTGGTGTAA